The Populus trichocarpa isolate Nisqually-1 chromosome 2, P.trichocarpa_v4.1, whole genome shotgun sequence genome has a window encoding:
- the LOC7497271 gene encoding serine/arginine-rich splicing factor RS31A isoform X2 yields the protein MQRFHNPHPCVHQPIKYLAGFAFVYFEDDRDAADAVRGLDNIPFGYDRRRLSVEWARGERGRHRDGPRSTANQRPTKTLFVINFDPIHTRVEDIKRHFERYGEVLHVRIRRNFAFVQFETQEDATKALECTHMTKILDRVVSVEYALRDDSERGDRYDSPRRGSYNGRSPSPVYRRRPSPDYVRARSPVYDKYNGPVYDRRQSPDYGRNRSPEYGRNRSPSPIRRSRT from the exons ATGCAACGCTTCCACAATCCACATCCTTGTGTGCATCAGCCCATCAAGTATCTTGCAG GGtttgcttttgtttattttgaggATGACCGTGATGCTGCAGATGCTGTACGTGGACTTGACAATATACCTTTTGGTTATGACAGGCGAAGGCTTTCAGTGGAGTGGGCTCGG GGTGAACGTGGTCGGCACCGAGATGGGCCAAGGTCGACAGCAAACCAGAGGCCAACTAAAACATTGTTTGTTATTAATTTCGATCCAATTCATACCAGGGTTGAAGACATAAAGAGACACTTTGAGCGTTATGGAGAGGTGCTGCATGTCCGAATTCGACGGAACTTTGCATTTGTGCAGTTTGAGACACAAGAAGACGCCACCAAAGCTCTCGAGTGCACACACATGAC CAAGATATTGGACAGGGTGGTTTCTGTTGAGTATGCTTTGAGGGATGACAGTGAGAGGGGTGACAGATATGATAGTCCCAGAAGAGGAAGTTATAATGGAAGATCACCAAGTCCAGTTTATCGCAGACGGCCAAGTCCTGATTATGTTCGAGCTCGCAGCCCTGTTTATGATAAGTATAATGGTCCAGTATATGACAGGCGCCAAAGTCCTGATTATGGTAGGAACAGAAGCCCTGAGTATGGCAGAAACCGAAG TCCGTCTCCAATTCGAAGATCGAGAACATGA
- the LOC7497271 gene encoding serine/arginine-rich splicing factor RS31 isoform X1 — MARPVFVGNFEHETRQSDLERLFSKYGRVERVDMKSGFAFVYFEDDRDAADAVRGLDNIPFGYDRRRLSVEWARGERGRHRDGPRSTANQRPTKTLFVINFDPIHTRVEDIKRHFERYGEVLHVRIRRNFAFVQFETQEDATKALECTHMTKILDRVVSVEYALRDDSERGDRYDSPRRGSYNGRSPSPVYRRRPSPDYVRARSPVYDKYNGPVYDRRQSPDYGRNRSPEYGRNRSPSPIRRSRT, encoded by the exons ATGGCGCGGCCAGTTTTCGTGGGAAACTTTGAGCACGAGACAAGGCAATCGGACTTGGAACGCTTGTTCAGCAAGTACGGAAGGGTGGAGCGAGTTGACATGAAATCTG GGtttgcttttgtttattttgaggATGACCGTGATGCTGCAGATGCTGTACGTGGACTTGACAATATACCTTTTGGTTATGACAGGCGAAGGCTTTCAGTGGAGTGGGCTCGG GGTGAACGTGGTCGGCACCGAGATGGGCCAAGGTCGACAGCAAACCAGAGGCCAACTAAAACATTGTTTGTTATTAATTTCGATCCAATTCATACCAGGGTTGAAGACATAAAGAGACACTTTGAGCGTTATGGAGAGGTGCTGCATGTCCGAATTCGACGGAACTTTGCATTTGTGCAGTTTGAGACACAAGAAGACGCCACCAAAGCTCTCGAGTGCACACACATGAC CAAGATATTGGACAGGGTGGTTTCTGTTGAGTATGCTTTGAGGGATGACAGTGAGAGGGGTGACAGATATGATAGTCCCAGAAGAGGAAGTTATAATGGAAGATCACCAAGTCCAGTTTATCGCAGACGGCCAAGTCCTGATTATGTTCGAGCTCGCAGCCCTGTTTATGATAAGTATAATGGTCCAGTATATGACAGGCGCCAAAGTCCTGATTATGGTAGGAACAGAAGCCCTGAGTATGGCAGAAACCGAAG TCCGTCTCCAATTCGAAGATCGAGAACATGA